The Daucus carota subsp. sativus chromosome 9, DH1 v3.0, whole genome shotgun sequence genome window below encodes:
- the LOC135149563 gene encoding uncharacterized protein LOC135149563 has product MRTRSQARKEALAKAETIVSTTMGDRPPVANDTKALKAFSEPKINDIPLSIVRPAIEANTFEIKPSTIQMMTNLDRSWISNQVQSDKISLTPEYRNGVETFLKFASENGMGEDGTMKCPCKRCRNLNWLSNDDVRFHLLAKGMLEGYTVWTSHGEERGRERSRTSHNHYCVREPTRVEQPVDLNAMLHDFAGENSEFYNNLDTGTRNVEEVPNDSARKLYEVIVENGAPIYPGNTKYTRLSFTTKLLEFKNISHCSNKAFDSLLTLFADVLPKKHTLPQTYYEMKKIMKGLRVEYQKIDLCENDCMLFYGDDKDKVVCDICGKDRYRDVLRKDGKKIPKKILRHFPLIPRLQRLYMSKHTSDHMRWYKNRDVKDGEISHPADGEEWKNFDRRYPSFAQEIRNIRLGLATDGFNPFGPTGKKTYSVWPIVVVVYNLPPSMCMKKPYMFMTDIVPGPNSIGKDINVCLRPLIDELKILWNTGIETYDQSSK; this is encoded by the exons atgcgaacacgttctcaggcccGTAAAGAAGCATTGGCAAAAGCAGAAACGATAGTGAGCACTACAATGGGTGATCGACCACCAGTTgcgaatgatactaaggctcttaaggctttctctgagcctaaaatcaatgatattccgttgagcattgtcaggccagcgaTCGAGGCCAACACTTttgagatcaaaccgagcactattcagatg atgacaaacttggatcgaagttggattagTAATCAAGTGCAAAGTGATAAAATTTCGTTAACTCCGGAATATAGGAATGGTGTagaaacatttttaaaatttgcaagtgAAAATGGAATGGGAGAAGATGGTACAATGAAGTGTCCTTGTAAACGTTGTAGGAATTTGAATTGGTTAAGTAACGATGATGTTAGATTCCATTTACTTGCTAAGGGGATGCTTGAGGGTTATACCGTTTGGACATCacatggtgaagaaagaggaagagAACGTAGTCGAACATCGCATAATCATTATTGTGTTCGGGAACCTACGAGGGTAGAACAACCGGTAGATTTGAATGCGATGCTACATGATTTTGCCGGTGAAAATTCTGAATTTTATAACAACTTGGATACGGGAACTAGGAATGTAGAAGAAGTTCCAAATGATAGTGCAAGAAAATTGTATGAGGTGATTGTTGAAAATGGAGCACCTATTTATCCCGGTAATACGAAGTATACAAGATTAAGCTTTACCACAAAATTGTTAGAATTCAAGAATATCTCACATTGTAGTAATAAGGCTTTTGATAGTTTGCTTACACTTTTTGCGGATGTATTACCAAAAAAACACACGTTGCCCCAAACTTATTATGAAATGAAGAAGATAATGAAGGGTCTGAGGGTTGAATATCAAAAGATTGATTTAtgtgagaatgattgtatgttattttatggagatgacaaggataaagttgtgtgtgatatatgtgGTAAAGATCGTTATCGGGATGTTTTGAGGAAAGATggtaaaaaaataccaaaaaaaatattgagacatTTTCCTTTGATTCCTCGACTACAACGCTTGTATATGTCAAAACATACATCCGACCATATGAGATGGTACAAGAATCGAGATGTCAAAGATGGAGAAATTAGTCATCCCGCGGACGGAGAAGAGTGGAAAAATTTTGATCGTCGATATCCATcatttgctcaagaaattcGTAATATAAGGCTTGGCCTTGCAACCGACGGTTTCAACCCATTTGGCCCTACCGGGAAAAAAACATATAGTGTGTGGCCCATAGTAGTAGTTGTCTACAATCTTCCGCCATCAATGTGTATGAAAAAACCCTATATGTTTATGACCGATATAGTGCCGGGTCCGAATAGCATTGGCAAAGATATTAACGTTTGTCTAAGGCCtctcattgatgaattgaagatATTGTGGAATACAGGAATTGAAACATATGATCAATCttcgaaataa
- the LOC108204117 gene encoding AT-hook motif nuclear-localized protein 23-like, translating into MSNSNQNGLTSPISTAPGRHGGAPQYSFNSDGSLMTNCEPVNGINKPVILEIPSGFDVISCVVQFALHFGLAVTVLTGQGLISEVDIAYPLNAIPPPCVSTSFQIISFSGAYSCLNAASGNIISCFHVQFADAAGNVMGGQILSQMKAASVVTLVLAVSTQV; encoded by the coding sequence ATGAGTAATTCAAACCAAAATGGTTTAACAAGCCCAATATCTACAGCTCCAGGGAGGCATGGAGGAGCTCCTCAATATTCATTCAATTCAGATGGGTCTTTAATGACCAACTGTGAGCCAGTGAATGGCATCAACAAACCAGTCATTCTTGAAATCCCTAGTGGATTTGATGTCATAAGTTGTGTGGTGCAATTTGCACTGCATTTCGGGCTTGCTGTAACTGTGCTTACTGGCCAGGGACTCATTTCTGAGGTTGATATTGCGTATCCACTCAATGCAATCCCTCCCCCATGCGTTTCTACAAGCTTCCAGATAATTTCGTTTTCTGGGGCTTACAGTTGTTTAAATGCTGCTTCTGGAAACATTATTAGTTGTTTCCATGTTCAATTTGCAGATGCTGCAGGTAATGTTATGGGAGGACAGATTCTCTCTCAGATGAAAGCAGCAAGTGTTGTTACTCTTGTTCTTGCCGTTTCTACACAAGTCTGA
- the LOC135149564 gene encoding uncharacterized protein LOC135149564 — protein sequence MDRSWLVADRRTKEFQRGVDELLLFAFENDYDEKKISCPCLKCAHSKSWKAQTVRCHLFQHGIDQTYTRWIWHGELNTESKSPAEDIASSESVNQIPMKTENDDIDDDISLDSADVFNHVQSEHEPLYPGCEGFTKMKALVKLYNLKARYQVSYGCFSELLLLVGSMLPEGNTFPSSFSEAKKSWCTLGMEYEKIHVCPNDCLLYHGEMDEDETSCRICQASRWKLNKKEEELEGVPAMILWYFPLIPRLRTLFNSPQTAKDLTWHDTERINDGKLRHPADSKTWKEVDSKWPDFSSDSRNLRLALSSDGFNPFYSTNIDYSCWPVLMSIYNLPPWLCMKRKYIMLCLLISGPKEPGNDIDVFLQPLIEDLQKLWTGKQVYDAYKREYFLLRGNIVKAYNACPVCVDGTKATRLANYHKCGVVMRHRRWLPRSHPYRRKKEDFDNTVEKETAPIPLTGEEVLERTKHLKCHVFGKTQRQPRFKKGDVRPIFEKVSIFFELEYWKFLPVRHVLDVMHIEKNICEALLGTMLNIPTKTKDKESVRLDMAEMGIKTELRPKTPGKKEKLPLASWNLTHSEKNKVIEVDKLEKMQSQLVETLCQLEKYFPPSLFDVMFHLSVHLVREVELCCIAEAYVAEEAVECLVNHEEATVGLPKNGRHRKDVVCRPLSGASVITPSYNDLHLAHLCVLQNTATIRPYFKEHMCFLMTKYPANENNEMWLKNKQNDTFPEWFKEKIASDLLDEKEISKEIRRIADGPNKDVPTFNGYKMDGITFSTKDRDDARNVQCSGVCVQADTMIDMNKWTKVDDLGYTLVNLNKLGFFNDPFVLAKHVKQVCYIDDPLDKLWSVVLKLPEKNYYEDNDEENEGSVEVELENECFVPNFPDVDLDEDTTSYMRDVDELIQLS from the exons ATGGACAGGTCTTGGTTGGTGGCTGATAGAAGAACAAAGGAATTTCAAAGAGGAGTAGATGAATTATTGTTATTTGCATTTGAGAACGACtatgatgaaaaaaaaatcagttgtCCATGTTTAAAATGCGCACATAGCAAGTCCTGGAAAGCTCAAACAGTGAGGTGCCACCTTTTTCAACATGGTATAGATCAGACCTACACGCGTTGGATATGGCATGGGGAGTTAAATACCGAAAGCAAGTCTCCTGCAGAAGACATAGCTAGTTCAGAGTCTGTGAACCAAATCCCGATGAAAACAGAaaatgatgatattgatgatgatattTCTCTTGATTCCGCTGATGTATTTAACCATGTTCAATCTGAACATGAACCACTATATCCGGGGTGTGAAGGATTTACAAAGATGAAGGCTTTGGTAAAGTTATATAACTTGAAAGCAAGATACCAAGTATCATATGGTTGCTTCTCTGAACTTCTACTGTTGGTTGGTTCCATGCTCCCGGAAGGCAACACTTTCCCATCTTCATTTAGTGAAGCTAAAAAAAGCTGGTGCACTTTAGGAATGGAGTATGAAAAAATTCATGTATGTCCAAATGATTGCTTATTATATCATGGAGAAATGGATGAAGATGAGACAAGCTGTCGTATTTGTCAAGCCTCTAGATGGAAGTTgaacaaaaaagaagaagaattggaagggGTTCCAGCAATGATTTTATGGTATTTTCCGTTGATACCACGTTTGAGGACTTTATTCAATTCTCCACAAACAGCCAAGGACTTGACTTGGCATGACACGGAGAGAATAAATGATGGTAAATTGAGACATCCAGCGGATTCAAAAACATGGAAGGAAGTCGACAGTAAGTGGCCAGATTTTTCTTCAGATTCTAGAAACCTCCGCTTGGCTTTGTCCTCAGATGGATTCAATCCCTTTTACAGCACAAATATTGATTATTCATGTTGGCCAGTTTTAATGTCAATCTACAATCTCCCACCCTGGCTTTGTATGAAGAGGAAGTATATTATGCTATGTTTATTGATATCCGGGCCAAAGGAACCTGGCAATGATATTGATGTGTTCCTTCAGCCGCTCATTGAAGATTTACAAAAGTTATGGACCGGAAAACAAGTTTATGACGCATACAAGAGGGAGTACTTTTTGTTGCGAG GGAACATTGTAAAAGCGTATAATGCGTGTCCTGTTTGCGTTGATGGAACAAAAGCAACGAGGCTGGCTAATTACCATAAGTGCGGCGTGGTCATGAGGCATCGGAGGTGGTTGCCCCGTTCACATCCATATCGCAGGAAGAAAGAAGACTTTGATAACACAGTGGAAAAGGAAACTGCCCCAATTCCATTAACCGGAGAGGAGGTGCTTGAAAGAACAAAACATTTGAAGTGTCATGTCTTTGGTAAGACACAACGCCAACCTCGATTCAAAAAAGGTGATGTTCGACCTATTTTTGAGAAggtttctatattttttgaacTTGAGTATTGGAAGTTTTTGCCGGTTAGACATGTTCTCGATGTGATGCACATCGAGAAAAATATTTGCGAAGCTTTACTTGGTACTATGCTTAATATACCCACGAAGACAAAAGACAAGGAATCTGTCCGGCTAGACATGGCTGAAATGGGGATAAAAACGGAGCTAAGACCAAAAACTCCCGGGAAAAAGGAGAAGTTACCATTGGCATCTTGGAATTTAACTCATTCAGAAAAAAA TAAAGTTATTGAGGTTGATAAGTTGGAGAAAATGCAATCCCAGCTGGTGGAAACTTTATGCCAACTTGAAAAATACTTCCCTCCTTCCTTGTTTGATGTTATGTTTCATCTCTCGGTCCATCTTGTACGAGAAGTAGAGCTTT GTTGCATTGCTGAGGCCTATGTTGCAGAAGAAGCTGTTGAGTGTTTGGTGAACCATGAGGAAGCGACTGTTGGGTTACCAAAAAATGGTAGGCATAGGAAGGATGTTGTTTGTAGGCCATTATCTGGTGCATCAGTTATAACTCCGAGCTACAATGATTTGCATTTAGCCCATTTATGTGTTTTACAAAATACGGCTACGATTAGGCCATATTTTAA GGAACACATGTGTTTTTTGATGACCAAATATCCAGcaaatgaaaataatgaaatgTGGCTAAAGAATAAGCAAAATGATACATTCCCAGAATGGTTCAAAGAAAAG ATTGCTTCAGATTTGCTTGACGAAAAggagatatcaaaagaaataagACGGATCGCAGATGGGCCCAATAAGGATGTCCCTACATTCAATGGTTACAAAATGGATGGGATTACCTTTAGCACCAAAGATCGTGATGATGCACGTAATGTTCAATGCAGTGGCGTGTGTGTACAAGCTGATACCATG ATTGATATGAACAAATGGACTAAGGTAGATGACTTGGGTTATACATTGGTTAATTTGAATAAGTTGGGGTTTTTTAATGATCCATTTGTGTTGGCAAAACACGTTAAGCAAGTATGTTACATAGATGATCCTCTTGATAAACTATGGTCCGTGGTGTTGAAATTACCCGAGAAAAACTATTATGAGGACaatgatgaagaaaatgaggGATCCGTGGAAGTAGAACTTGAGAATGAGTGCTTTGTGCCGAATTTCCCGGATGTTGATTTAGACGAGGACACAACTAGTTACATGCGAGATGTAGATGAACTAATTCAACTTTCATga